One window of Candidatus Bathyarchaeota archaeon genomic DNA carries:
- a CDS encoding ABC transporter ATP-binding protein gives MTVKNYNAKKASVRMGTFTRICRYISKNWSLFLVSVVCMLISTIVSVQIPLVTRAAIDNVIVPLAEGKLDVELGKSVLFILMLEIIGLTVVVGLFSFVQRYANAYFSQKVIYDIRNDVFASLQNQSFAFYDKTHTGQLLSKVTTDMDRIRRFLGFQLTFLMKSIILLSVTLYTMFSIHNTLTIFLLPIMPCIFATFYSFGKKIRPLFTQMREQYGSLTSVLHEAIAGIRVVRAFAQEDFQRNKFVSKNDRYFQTALASARIRAFYIPLVGFLIGLGIIIIFWRGGFEVIMGTLTIGALVAFNAYLAMLVMPMRFFGMFISGYHLTMAAGNRIFKVVDAETEIKEKPDALTLPELKGHVRFDNVSFSYEKGRPILENITFEAKPGETVALLGATGSGKSTIIRLIPRFYDVSSGKITVDGYHVRDVKLKSLREQVGIVAQETFLFSMTIRENIAYGRPEARMDEIVAAAKAARAHEFISTLIRGYDSKVGERGVTLSGGQRQRIAIARALLTNPRILILDDSTSSVDVETEYEIQQALQALLKNRTAFVITQRVSTIRNADKIIVLEKGKIVEEGTHEALMVRKGVYYQIYQTLYETQKPVVEALSEHPSSKQEETKQ, from the coding sequence ATGACTGTAAAGAACTATAACGCAAAAAAGGCGTCTGTACGAATGGGCACTTTTACACGTATCTGTCGGTATATCTCAAAGAATTGGTCGCTTTTCCTAGTCAGTGTAGTTTGCATGCTTATCAGCACAATTGTGAGTGTGCAGATTCCTCTTGTAACCCGAGCAGCGATTGACAACGTTATTGTTCCTCTTGCCGAGGGCAAATTAGATGTTGAATTAGGCAAAAGTGTACTTTTTATTTTAATGTTGGAAATAATAGGTCTCACAGTAGTAGTTGGCTTGTTTTCTTTCGTTCAGCGTTATGCGAACGCTTACTTCTCTCAGAAAGTGATTTATGACATCAGGAACGATGTGTTTGCTTCTCTGCAAAACCAGAGCTTTGCGTTTTACGATAAAACGCACACAGGTCAGCTTTTGTCGAAAGTGACGACTGACATGGATAGAATACGTAGGTTTTTAGGTTTCCAACTAACTTTTCTCATGAAATCCATCATTCTTCTCTCTGTAACCTTGTACACAATGTTTTCCATCCACAATACGCTCACCATCTTCCTTTTGCCCATAATGCCTTGTATATTTGCCACTTTCTATTCATTTGGGAAAAAGATACGGCCACTCTTTACACAGATGCGTGAGCAATACGGTAGCTTAACCTCCGTCTTACACGAAGCCATTGCAGGAATCAGAGTTGTAAGAGCGTTTGCACAAGAAGACTTTCAAAGAAACAAGTTTGTGTCTAAGAATGACAGGTACTTTCAAACAGCGTTAGCCTCAGCCAGGATTAGGGCGTTCTACATACCTCTCGTAGGTTTTCTCATCGGATTAGGCATAATTATAATCTTTTGGCGTGGAGGATTCGAAGTGATCATGGGGACATTGACTATTGGGGCCTTAGTTGCGTTTAACGCATATCTAGCGATGCTGGTTATGCCTATGCGTTTCTTTGGTATGTTCATTTCAGGTTATCACCTAACCATGGCCGCCGGCAACAGAATCTTCAAGGTTGTAGATGCGGAGACGGAGATAAAAGAGAAACCAGACGCTTTGACGCTGCCCGAATTGAAGGGGCACGTGAGGTTTGACAACGTATCTTTTAGCTATGAAAAAGGTAGACCTATTTTAGAGAACATAACCTTTGAAGCAAAGCCTGGAGAAACCGTAGCCCTCTTGGGAGCAACAGGTTCCGGAAAAAGCACTATTATCCGTCTTATCCCCCGTTTTTATGATGTATCCTCAGGAAAAATCACGGTCGACGGATACCATGTTAGAGATGTTAAGCTCAAGTCTCTTCGAGAACAAGTAGGCATAGTTGCACAGGAAACATTCCTTTTTTCCATGACAATAAGGGAGAACATAGCCTATGGTAGACCAGAAGCCAGAATGGACGAAATAGTTGCGGCAGCAAAGGCTGCAAGAGCTCACGAGTTCATTTCAACTTTGATCCGCGGCTATGACTCGAAGGTTGGGGAGAGAGGAGTAACGCTTTCGGGTGGTCAACGACAAAGAATAGCTATAGCAAGGGCTCTGTTGACGAATCCAAGGATACTCATTTTAGACGATTCAACTTCAAGCGTTGATGTGGAAACTGAATATGAGATTCAGCAGGCTTTGCAAGCCTTGCTTAAGAACAGAACTGCTTTTGTAATTACTCAGCGAGTTTCAACAATCAGAAACGCGGATAAAATCATTGTTCTCGAAAAAGGAAAGATTGTGGAAGAGGGCACCCACGAGGCTCTTATGGTGAGGAAGGGCGTCTATTATCAGATTTATCAGACTCTGTATGAAACGCAGAAGCCAGTTGTTGAAGCCTTGTCTGAGCATCCATCCTCGAAACAGGAGGAAACCAAGCAATGA
- a CDS encoding type II methionyl aminopeptidase produces MMTELSEGALKKYQQAGKIAHDVRETMKRTVHEDMPIIDVCEKAESLIKKKGGKPAFPCNVSINEIAAHYTSAPEDKGTIPENGLVKVDLGVHVDGYIADTAVTVCLNPEYENLVSTAEAALKKAVETLRPGLFTSRFGSVVEKTIKSRGFKPVSNLTGHMIQRYSLHAGKSLPNVFHISTSRTGLGEVYGVEPFVTLADAAGKIKSGSEAYIFRFLKHKSLKNPYAKQLLGYIEQNFSILPFAERWLRGCVPHDHFKAAFSELLSSKSLMSYPVFIEASGKTVAQAEHTVLIVEDGCLVLT; encoded by the coding sequence ATGATGACAGAGCTTTCTGAAGGCGCGCTAAAAAAATATCAACAGGCTGGAAAAATCGCCCACGACGTTCGAGAAACGATGAAGAGAACCGTTCATGAGGACATGCCGATCATTGATGTATGCGAAAAAGCAGAGTCTTTGATTAAGAAGAAGGGAGGGAAGCCTGCGTTTCCCTGCAACGTGTCTATTAACGAAATCGCAGCTCATTACACTTCTGCTCCAGAAGACAAGGGAACAATTCCTGAAAATGGTCTCGTTAAGGTAGATCTCGGCGTTCACGTAGATGGATACATCGCGGATACCGCTGTAACAGTGTGTCTCAATCCCGAATACGAGAATCTTGTAAGCACAGCGGAAGCAGCTCTTAAAAAAGCCGTTGAAACGCTTCGCCCAGGACTGTTTACATCACGGTTCGGGTCTGTGGTTGAAAAAACAATCAAGTCCCGTGGGTTTAAACCTGTATCGAACCTTACCGGACACATGATTCAGCGATACTCATTACATGCAGGGAAATCTTTGCCTAACGTTTTCCACATCTCCACTTCTAGAACAGGTTTGGGGGAGGTTTATGGCGTTGAACCTTTCGTAACACTTGCCGATGCCGCTGGCAAAATAAAGAGCGGCTCTGAGGCTTACATTTTTCGGTTTTTGAAGCATAAATCCTTGAAGAATCCTTACGCCAAGCAGCTTCTCGGTTACATTGAGCAAAACTTTTCTATTCTTCCCTTCGCAGAGCGGTGGCTTCGTGGATGTGTGCCGCATGACCATTTTAAAGCTGCGTTCTCGGAGCTCCTCTCGTCAAAGAGTTTGATGTCTTATCCGGTATTTATAGAAGCAAGCGGAAAAACAGTGGCACAAGCAGAACACACGGTTTTGATCGTAGAAGACGGATGTCTTGTGTTAACCTAG
- a CDS encoding flavin reductase family protein gives MIKLEIGKADVALSSAYRLLHPKHVVLASCVDRVGKANVITLAWCMPASIHPPLLVISIAPKRYSHKLIEETKEFVVNVPTMDILKETLFCGRRTGRIYDKFKETRLTPLPAKTVQPPIIKECVAHLECKLHQQITTGDHTLFVGEILAAYADEGIFNGKYNLRKVKPVYHMGGDDFTTLIPEIITPRIQTDQKRRK, from the coding sequence ATGATTAAGTTGGAAATTGGGAAAGCTGATGTTGCTTTGTCTTCAGCGTATAGGTTGTTGCATCCGAAACATGTTGTATTGGCGAGTTGCGTTGACAGAGTAGGTAAGGCAAATGTAATAACTCTGGCTTGGTGTATGCCTGCATCCATTCACCCTCCATTACTTGTCATAAGCATTGCTCCAAAAAGATATTCTCATAAGTTGATTGAAGAAACCAAAGAATTTGTAGTTAATGTTCCGACGATGGACATTCTCAAAGAAACTCTGTTTTGCGGTAGAAGAACAGGAAGAATATATGATAAGTTCAAGGAAACACGGTTAACCCCGTTACCAGCTAAGACGGTTCAGCCGCCTATTATTAAGGAGTGTGTGGCGCACCTAGAATGCAAATTACATCAACAAATTACCACAGGTGATCACACACTCTTTGTCGGCGAAATCTTAGCTGCCTACGCTGACGAGGGAATCTTTAACGGAAAATACAACCTTCGCAAGGTGAAACCAGTCTACCACATGGGAGGAGACGACTTCACAACGCTTATTCCAGAAATAATCACACCTCGCATACAAACAGACCAAAAAAGGCGAAAATGA
- a CDS encoding enoyl-CoA hydratase/isomerase family protein, with protein MKLFRLEYRDRVAILKLNRGITNALNLQLVNQLAENLQKVRDDSDVHSLVLGSSNDKFFSIGFDIPELFQLVRKDFKVFYQAFNRVCMDLYTFPKPAIAAITGHAIAGGCILALCCDYRFIAEGRKLMGLNEIKLGVPVPYPGDCILRHVVGTRNAREIMSTGEFYHPRKLLQLGMVDQVLPLEQVLPKSIEKARLLGALPHKAFGAIKSNRVEMVEAQILIHLVEKEHFFLECWYSDEAREELKEAIKKF; from the coding sequence ATGAAATTGTTTCGTCTCGAATATCGTGATCGAGTAGCTATATTGAAGTTAAACCGAGGCATCACGAATGCACTAAATCTGCAACTCGTCAATCAGTTAGCTGAGAATCTACAGAAAGTGAGAGACGACTCAGACGTGCATAGTCTTGTGCTTGGAAGTTCCAATGACAAGTTCTTTTCCATTGGTTTTGATATCCCAGAACTATTCCAGCTTGTTAGGAAGGATTTCAAGGTCTTTTATCAAGCATTTAATCGAGTTTGCATGGACTTGTACACATTCCCTAAACCTGCAATAGCAGCAATAACTGGACATGCTATAGCTGGTGGGTGCATCTTGGCTCTCTGTTGTGACTACAGATTCATTGCAGAAGGTCGAAAACTAATGGGACTTAACGAGATTAAGCTTGGAGTGCCTGTTCCATATCCGGGTGATTGCATCTTACGGCATGTCGTCGGAACTCGAAATGCGCGAGAGATAATGAGCACCGGTGAGTTTTATCATCCTCGAAAGCTACTTCAACTAGGTATGGTAGATCAAGTGTTGCCGTTGGAGCAGGTGCTGCCGAAGTCGATTGAAAAGGCTAGATTGTTGGGCGCATTACCTCACAAGGCATTCGGGGCGATCAAAAGTAATCGTGTAGAGATGGTTGAAGCACAGATTCTAATACACTTGGTGGAGAAAGAGCATTTCTTCTTAGAGTGCTGGTATTCTGATGAAGCCCGTGAAGAACTAAAAGAGGCAATCAAGAAATTCTAG
- a CDS encoding DUF1512 domain-containing protein, translated as MIPEVSQLFPQDNILGWIIQIVWLAFFVVFMFYGQRIQMYVMLREVQSSLFRLKLIRDKGRKTAIATIKELGKPKEDPTAKVDQFLEYIAIAPQNMDPSGIVWKLEHILDVRDTRFKDEVKLMAPEADKTQVNNLENTLEAALALNIIYKVIRHFYLLGKKTLSLYIIMQIQMILPLIMKEAEAFASALKAFSNGQPIGDGAGALVAAKLMQGHKKRKIAKDVVVATVPLEGRTAYVLKAEGPGGNVGKPGEAMKHIIEENGGKIATLIVIDAAQKLEGEKPGEVAEGVGVAIGGPGVEQYKVEETVLKYKIPVNAVIIKEDIGDAVSPMRKEIFDAADTAIERIKRLILERTKKGDSLIIAGIGNTIGIGQ; from the coding sequence ATGATTCCAGAAGTTTCACAGCTGTTTCCGCAGGACAACATTCTAGGGTGGATTATTCAGATAGTTTGGCTAGCATTCTTTGTTGTTTTCATGTTTTATGGACAGCGCATTCAAATGTATGTCATGCTGAGAGAAGTTCAAAGCTCCTTGTTCCGCCTCAAATTGATAAGAGACAAAGGACGGAAGACGGCCATAGCCACTATAAAAGAATTGGGAAAGCCGAAGGAAGATCCAACCGCGAAAGTTGATCAATTTTTGGAGTACATAGCTATAGCGCCTCAAAATATGGATCCCTCTGGCATAGTCTGGAAGCTAGAACACATACTGGATGTTCGAGATACACGGTTTAAAGATGAAGTGAAGCTTATGGCACCCGAAGCAGATAAAACTCAAGTAAATAATCTGGAGAACACATTGGAGGCCGCTCTCGCTTTAAACATAATCTACAAGGTCATAAGACATTTCTACCTGCTCGGCAAAAAAACATTAAGCCTCTACATCATCATGCAGATTCAAATGATCTTACCCCTCATAATGAAAGAAGCAGAAGCTTTCGCCAGCGCCCTAAAAGCCTTCAGTAACGGTCAACCCATAGGCGACGGAGCTGGTGCACTTGTCGCTGCCAAGCTGATGCAGGGACATAAGAAAAGAAAAATCGCCAAAGACGTTGTCGTGGCCACCGTGCCCCTAGAGGGCCGAACGGCATACGTTTTAAAGGCAGAGGGTCCGGGCGGAAACGTTGGCAAGCCTGGGGAGGCTATGAAACATATCATTGAAGAAAATGGAGGAAAAATCGCCACATTAATTGTGATAGACGCTGCTCAAAAGCTTGAGGGAGAGAAACCTGGAGAAGTAGCTGAAGGTGTGGGCGTGGCAATTGGAGGACCCGGAGTCGAACAGTATAAGGTGGAGGAAACGGTGCTTAAATACAAGATTCCAGTAAACGCGGTTATCATTAAAGAAGATATTGGAGACGCCGTTTCTCCGATGCGAAAAGAAATATTCGACGCCGCGGACACAGCCATTGAACGAATCAAACGGTTGATCCTGGAAAGAACGAAAAAGGGTGACTCACTTATAATAGCAGGCATAGGGAACACCATAGGAATTGGACAGTAG
- a CDS encoding ABC transporter ATP-binding protein, which translates to MTGYHMGHGPRRRPRFGLDYEKERYTRKISDRVLMTRLFSYLLKYKRRFIITVAAVVAVSLTGLLSPYLLQVAIDSYMANGDLAGLTFISVILVGIYLVNWVSNYQRTYQMSWMGQNMVNEMRTQLFSHLQELSFSFYDRSEAGELISRVTNDTDTLSEVFVQGVVTLISDVFTLIGIVAIMLWLSVPLSLAAFLVIPLLLLLLFVFQSRLRRAYRATRKKIAVVTSRFEESISGMREIQSFAREQDAMKDFRQANVENLQANVRAGKLFALLMPAVQIVGAIGTCAVLWFSGMLTMSEGMTVGIIIAFLLYIAKFFGPIVNLTIFYNTVQSAMAAAERIFVTLDTKPEIVDAPDAVELSHVKGEIVFNHITFGYNPARPVLEDIDIHVESGKTLALVGPTGAGKSTIVKLLSRFYEPQKGTITVDGHDIQEVTLNSLHKQMGVVLQEPFLFSGTIVENIKYGKFDASDDEVKQVAKTVGIHEFINSLPRGYETEVGERGVRLSVGQRQLVSFARALLGDPPILILDEATSSVDPYTELKIKKALAVLLKNRTSLVIAHRLSTVRNADNIVVINEGKIVEEGNHTELMRKKGMYHRLYKKQFKDA; encoded by the coding sequence ATGACAGGATACCATATGGGGCATGGACCTAGGCGTAGGCCTAGATTTGGGTTGGATTACGAAAAAGAAAGGTACACAAGAAAGATTTCAGACAGGGTGCTAATGACGAGGCTCTTCAGCTACCTACTGAAGTATAAGCGGAGATTCATAATTACAGTAGCCGCCGTGGTTGCTGTCTCTCTAACGGGGCTTTTGTCTCCTTATCTCCTTCAAGTTGCCATTGACAGCTACATGGCAAACGGCGACCTTGCCGGACTAACATTCATATCTGTAATTCTAGTTGGCATCTATCTCGTCAATTGGGTCTCTAACTATCAGCGGACATATCAGATGTCTTGGATGGGACAAAACATGGTGAACGAAATGAGAACTCAATTGTTTTCTCATCTTCAGGAGCTTTCATTCAGTTTCTACGATCGATCTGAAGCTGGTGAACTAATCTCACGGGTTACCAATGACACAGACACTTTGAGCGAAGTATTTGTTCAAGGAGTTGTTACCTTGATCAGTGACGTTTTTACCCTTATAGGCATCGTAGCGATAATGCTTTGGCTGAGCGTACCTCTGAGCTTAGCCGCATTTTTGGTTATACCTCTTCTCTTATTACTGCTGTTTGTTTTCCAGTCTAGGCTTAGAAGGGCTTACAGGGCCACACGGAAGAAAATAGCGGTTGTTACAAGTAGGTTTGAGGAGAGTATTTCAGGTATGAGAGAAATCCAGTCTTTTGCAAGAGAGCAAGATGCTATGAAAGATTTTAGGCAAGCAAATGTGGAAAACCTTCAAGCTAACGTTCGAGCTGGTAAGCTCTTTGCTCTTCTAATGCCAGCGGTGCAAATAGTTGGAGCTATTGGAACGTGTGCTGTCTTGTGGTTCAGTGGAATGTTGACTATGAGCGAAGGAATGACTGTGGGAATAATTATAGCCTTCCTCCTTTACATAGCCAAGTTTTTCGGACCGATAGTGAATTTGACAATATTCTACAACACTGTTCAGTCAGCGATGGCTGCCGCAGAAAGAATATTCGTCACTCTTGATACAAAACCCGAAATTGTGGACGCCCCAGATGCAGTTGAGCTTTCGCACGTAAAAGGAGAAATCGTCTTTAACCATATAACTTTCGGGTACAATCCAGCTCGCCCCGTACTAGAAGATATAGACATCCACGTTGAATCAGGAAAAACACTAGCCCTTGTAGGCCCAACAGGAGCTGGAAAGAGCACGATTGTGAAGCTTCTCAGCCGATTCTATGAACCTCAGAAAGGAACCATAACGGTTGATGGCCACGACATTCAAGAAGTAACCTTGAATTCTCTTCACAAACAGATGGGGGTTGTCCTGCAGGAGCCTTTCCTCTTTTCCGGAACAATCGTGGAAAACATAAAATATGGGAAATTCGACGCATCCGACGACGAGGTGAAACAAGTTGCAAAGACTGTTGGAATCCACGAATTCATAAATAGTCTTCCGCGAGGATACGAGACCGAAGTTGGTGAAAGGGGAGTCAGACTCTCCGTTGGGCAAAGGCAGCTGGTGTCTTTTGCAAGAGCTCTTCTAGGCGATCCTCCAATCTTAATTCTAGATGAGGCAACATCAAGCGTTGATCCATACACCGAACTAAAAATAAAGAAGGCACTCGCAGTTCTCCTCAAAAATAGAACATCACTCGTTATTGCCCATAGACTTTCCACCGTTAGGAACGCAGACAACATCGTAGTTATCAACGAAGGAAAAATCGTAGAGGAAGGAAACCATACAGAACTCATGAGAAAGAAAGGAATGTATCATCGCCTCTACAAGAAACAGTTTAAAGACGCATAG
- a CDS encoding DUF3795 domain-containing protein: MVILSLVDKNLVGRCGLYCGACGIYRAYKDGGEYRQRLADFFKCPPEKMRCEGCQALTPECWGNECKIVRCLNAKGLQFCYECSDFERHTCEKFEKFSEDYLKEDDVDLRANLARIKAGDVDEWLKESEEKFRCSYCGKPLPTKSFGKKCYHCGKELSC, from the coding sequence ATGGTGATTCTGTCTTTGGTTGACAAAAATCTGGTAGGGAGATGCGGCCTTTACTGTGGAGCGTGTGGAATATATAGAGCATATAAGGACGGAGGGGAGTATCGCCAACGATTGGCGGATTTCTTCAAGTGCCCTCCAGAAAAAATGCGTTGTGAAGGCTGTCAAGCTTTAACTCCTGAATGCTGGGGCAACGAATGCAAAATCGTCAGATGCCTAAATGCGAAAGGGCTACAATTCTGTTACGAATGTTCAGACTTCGAGAGACACACTTGTGAGAAATTTGAGAAGTTCTCGGAAGACTACTTGAAAGAGGACGATGTTGACCTAAGAGCTAACTTGGCGAGAATTAAGGCTGGTGATGTTGATGAATGGTTAAAAGAGTCTGAGGAAAAATTCCGTTGCTCCTATTGTGGTAAACCGTTGCCTACCAAATCATTTGGGAAAAAATGCTATCACTGCGGTAAAGAACTTTCATGTTGA
- a CDS encoding class I SAM-dependent methyltransferase: MKGRRGLMRKYKKPAKLRGWDFSQVRVVEEGPRINYSKVVESHLGRNKTLLDVGTGGGERLEAFAPKVREAIGIDIDRKMIKTAAENLGKSSLRNVHLILCDSKKMPIAGAYIDMVIDRHAPFNAKEVSRLLKSGGTFITQQVSEGDKCNFKEVFQRGQSYGEKSGTLKKRYLIELREVGIRIIEERTVNTTEYYESIDDVIFLLANTPIIPDFDFEKERDKLEKIEEKFKTNKGIRTNSERFLIVGSKSIDISVP, encoded by the coding sequence GTGAAGGGACGTCGCGGTCTTATGAGGAAATACAAGAAACCAGCTAAACTAAGGGGCTGGGACTTCTCTCAAGTCAGAGTAGTTGAAGAAGGGCCCAGAATAAACTACTCGAAAGTTGTGGAATCTCATCTAGGAAGAAACAAAACGCTTCTAGATGTGGGTACTGGGGGAGGAGAAAGACTCGAAGCATTTGCACCCAAGGTGAGAGAAGCTATAGGAATAGATATTGACCGAAAAATGATCAAGACTGCAGCAGAGAACTTAGGCAAAAGCAGTTTACGTAACGTACATTTGATATTATGCGATTCGAAAAAGATGCCAATCGCTGGAGCCTACATCGACATGGTTATAGACAGACACGCTCCTTTCAACGCCAAAGAAGTGTCCCGGCTACTCAAATCTGGCGGGACTTTTATCACTCAGCAGGTTTCAGAAGGAGACAAATGCAACTTCAAGGAGGTCTTCCAAAGAGGACAGTCATATGGGGAGAAGTCGGGTACATTGAAAAAAAGATACCTAATAGAGCTACGAGAAGTGGGCATACGAATCATCGAAGAACGAACAGTCAACACCACTGAATACTACGAATCTATAGATGATGTGATCTTTCTTCTCGCAAATACACCCATAATTCCCGATTTCGACTTTGAGAAAGAACGAGATAAACTAGAAAAAATAGAAGAAAAATTCAAAACTAACAAAGGTATAAGAACAAATTCTGAGAGGTTTCTGATAGTAGGAAGCAAAAGTATCGATATTTCTGTCCCATAA
- a CDS encoding dipeptide epimerase, whose product MDTSIQQMEAYSVVLRYHEPFRIASGTSIESQNIIVKIRTDYGVFGVGAASPSKRVTHETPQTVLKALDRIAPRLIGMQPLRIEQIVETMDQAVVENPSAKAAIDMALHDIMGKTARRPLFELLGGFRREVLTDITLGIKEPEEMAKDAVKVVRKGFRVLKVKVGVTPEEDFERIQEIRKAVGSDVAIRIDANQGWTVRQAVKILKKLERLNVEFVEQPVKADDIEGLAEVKKNSSIPVMADESVHSPEDALYVIRKEATDLINIKLMKSGGILKARKIAAVAEAANVPCMIGCMGESTIGITAGVHFAAAVKNVQYADLDSDILFLDKTVLVGGAKLKASKRIPLMKPGLGIVKLDKEILGKSVMTYK is encoded by the coding sequence GTGGACACGAGTATACAACAGATGGAGGCTTATTCCGTTGTCCTTCGCTATCATGAACCCTTTAGAATAGCGTCTGGCACCAGCATCGAGAGCCAAAACATAATCGTCAAAATTCGCACAGACTACGGAGTCTTTGGAGTAGGGGCGGCTTCTCCATCTAAGAGAGTAACACATGAAACCCCACAAACGGTTTTGAAAGCCCTAGATAGAATTGCGCCACGCCTAATTGGAATGCAGCCGCTAAGAATCGAGCAAATCGTGGAAACCATGGATCAGGCAGTCGTAGAAAATCCAAGCGCCAAGGCGGCTATAGACATGGCTTTACACGACATTATGGGGAAGACTGCGCGGAGACCCCTCTTCGAACTGCTCGGAGGATTTCGTCGAGAAGTTCTAACTGACATTACGTTGGGTATAAAGGAACCAGAAGAAATGGCTAAGGACGCTGTCAAGGTCGTCAGAAAGGGTTTTAGAGTGTTGAAAGTAAAAGTTGGGGTAACCCCCGAAGAAGATTTTGAAAGAATACAAGAGATAAGGAAGGCAGTTGGCTCTGATGTGGCAATTAGAATCGATGCCAACCAAGGCTGGACCGTGCGTCAAGCCGTCAAAATTTTGAAAAAGCTTGAACGTTTAAACGTGGAGTTTGTGGAGCAACCCGTAAAGGCAGATGACATCGAAGGCTTAGCTGAAGTGAAGAAAAACTCTTCTATCCCAGTGATGGCTGATGAAAGTGTTCATTCGCCAGAAGATGCCTTGTACGTCATAAGAAAGGAAGCAACAGATCTAATCAACATCAAGCTCATGAAAAGCGGAGGAATACTGAAAGCGAGAAAAATCGCCGCCGTCGCCGAAGCAGCTAACGTGCCTTGCATGATTGGTTGTATGGGCGAATCCACGATAGGAATCACCGCGGGAGTGCATTTTGCCGCTGCAGTAAAAAACGTGCAATACGCTGACCTTGACAGTGACATTCTCTTCCTAGACAAAACAGTGTTAGTAGGCGGTGCAAAGCTGAAAGCCTCTAAACGTATACCCCTAATGAAGCCAGGTTTAGGCATAGTCAAACTTGATAAAGAAATTCTAGGAAAGTCGGTAATGACCTACAAGTAA
- the rpiA gene encoding ribose 5-phosphate isomerase A, whose protein sequence is MRRENVGWREEAKKKASLEAVKHIKDGFTIGLGSGSTVAYTIQEIGKRIQQRKLRILGVPTSHQAMMLAVHCGIPITTLNEHPQLDLTIDGADQIDRHLDLIKGMGGALTREKIVASATKQFVIVADETKLIEKLGANCAVPVEVLPFALPTVMLKMQEKGGKPVLREAKGKVGPVVTDNGNFIVDVDFGHINAPKKLDSQLKSIPGIIETGLFIGMADIVYVGTRVGTVQKLESK, encoded by the coding sequence TTGAGGCGTGAAAACGTGGGCTGGAGAGAAGAGGCTAAGAAAAAAGCGTCCTTAGAAGCGGTGAAACATATCAAAGACGGCTTCACGATTGGATTAGGCAGTGGTAGCACGGTTGCCTACACAATTCAAGAGATAGGGAAAAGAATTCAACAAAGAAAACTGCGCATTTTAGGAGTTCCAACGTCTCATCAAGCCATGATGCTGGCGGTACACTGTGGCATTCCCATAACAACATTAAATGAACACCCACAATTGGATCTGACGATAGACGGTGCAGATCAAATCGATAGACACCTAGACCTAATTAAGGGCATGGGGGGCGCATTAACAAGAGAAAAAATCGTTGCCTCAGCCACAAAGCAATTTGTAATAGTGGCAGATGAAACAAAACTGATAGAAAAACTAGGAGCGAATTGCGCGGTACCTGTTGAGGTGTTACCCTTTGCTCTGCCGACAGTTATGTTGAAGATGCAAGAGAAGGGCGGGAAACCCGTTTTGCGAGAAGCGAAAGGCAAGGTTGGACCAGTTGTAACGGACAACGGCAACTTCATCGTCGACGTCGACTTCGGACATATCAACGCACCAAAAAAACTGGATTCACAGCTGAAATCGATTCCCGGCATAATTGAAACAGGATTATTCATCGGGATGGCTGATATTGTTTACGTGGGGACTCGCGTCGGAACAGTTCAGAAGCTGGAAAGCAAATAA